The Streptomyces cynarae genome contains a region encoding:
- the hemC gene encoding hydroxymethylbilane synthase, whose translation MSEQSPLRLGTRRSKLAMAQSGQVADAVRRVTGRPVELVEITTYGDTSREHLAQIGGTGVFVTALRDALLRGEVDFAVHSLKDLPTAQPEELVLAAVPVREDPRDVIVARDALKFTDLPRGARVGTGSPRRMAQLNAYARGHGLDIETVPIRGNIDTRVGYVRSGELDAVVLAAAGLNRIGRIDEVTDFLSVDTVLPAPGQGALAIECAADNADLIAALAELDDPFTRAAVTAERSLLAALEAGCSAPVGALADLPPLSAPLERGDPHADEQIVKEMRLRGVVGTPDGRTLVQLSTTGPVPETHDQAMALGRELAAEMLTKGAAGLMGERAH comes from the coding sequence ATGAGTGAGCAGTCACCACTGAGGCTCGGGACCAGGCGCAGCAAGCTGGCGATGGCCCAGTCCGGGCAGGTCGCCGACGCCGTGCGCCGGGTGACCGGACGGCCCGTGGAGCTCGTGGAGATCACGACGTACGGGGACACCTCCCGCGAGCACCTCGCGCAGATCGGCGGCACCGGTGTGTTCGTGACGGCCCTGCGTGACGCGCTGCTGCGCGGCGAGGTCGACTTCGCGGTGCACTCGCTGAAGGACCTGCCGACCGCGCAGCCCGAGGAGCTGGTGCTGGCCGCAGTGCCGGTACGCGAGGACCCGCGGGACGTGATCGTCGCGCGCGACGCCCTGAAGTTCACCGACCTGCCCCGTGGGGCGCGCGTCGGCACCGGTTCGCCGCGCCGCATGGCGCAGCTGAACGCGTATGCGCGCGGCCACGGCCTCGACATCGAGACCGTCCCGATCCGCGGCAACATCGACACCCGAGTCGGATACGTCCGCAGCGGAGAGCTGGACGCCGTGGTCCTCGCCGCGGCCGGGCTCAACCGCATCGGGCGGATCGACGAGGTGACCGACTTCCTGTCGGTCGACACGGTTCTGCCCGCCCCCGGCCAGGGGGCACTGGCGATCGAGTGTGCCGCGGACAACGCGGACCTGATCGCGGCGCTCGCCGAGCTCGACGACCCGTTCACACGGGCCGCCGTGACCGCCGAGCGGTCCCTGCTCGCCGCCCTGGAGGCCGGTTGCAGCGCCCCCGTGGGCGCGTTGGCCGACCTTCCCCCACTCTCGGCTCCGCTCGAGCGGGGGGACCCCCATGCCGACGAACAGATTGTCAAGGAAATGCGCCTGCGCGGAGTCGTCGGAACACCCGACGGTCGCACGCTGGTGCAGCTGTCCACCACCGGTCCCGTGCCCGAGACGCACGACCAGGCAATGGCGCTCGGTCGCGAACTCGCCGCCGAGATGCTCACCAAGGGCGCGGCCGGTCTGATGGGGGAGCGAGCACATTGA
- a CDS encoding redox-sensing transcriptional repressor Rex: protein MATGRTHRPATRSRGIPEATVARLPLYLRALTALSERSVPTVSSEELAAAAGVNSAKLRKDFSYLGSYGTRGVGYDVEYLVYQISRELGLTQDWPVVIVGIGNLGAALANYGGFASRGFRVAALIDADPALTGKAVAGIPVQHTDDLEKIIKDNGVSIGVIATPAGAAQQVCDRLVGAGVTSILNFAPTVLTVPDGVDVRKVDLSIELQILAFHEQRKAGEEAIADALPDGLPAAAASTTESADKGPDGDVPAVMPA, encoded by the coding sequence GTGGCAACTGGCCGAACTCACCGACCGGCGACCCGTAGCCGAGGGATTCCCGAGGCCACCGTCGCCAGGCTTCCGCTGTACCTCCGAGCCCTGACCGCGCTGTCGGAGCGCTCGGTACCCACGGTCTCCTCCGAGGAGCTGGCCGCCGCCGCGGGCGTGAACTCCGCGAAGCTGCGCAAGGACTTCTCCTACCTCGGCTCCTACGGCACCCGGGGCGTGGGCTACGACGTCGAGTATCTCGTCTACCAGATCTCCCGCGAACTGGGCCTGACCCAGGACTGGCCGGTTGTGATCGTCGGTATCGGCAACCTCGGCGCGGCGCTGGCCAACTACGGCGGGTTCGCCTCCCGCGGCTTCCGGGTCGCGGCCCTCATCGACGCCGACCCGGCCCTCACGGGCAAGGCGGTCGCCGGCATCCCGGTCCAGCACACGGACGATCTGGAAAAGATCATCAAGGACAACGGCGTCTCGATCGGCGTGATCGCGACCCCCGCGGGCGCCGCCCAGCAGGTCTGCGACCGGCTCGTGGGCGCGGGCGTGACCTCCATCCTGAACTTCGCGCCGACCGTGCTGACCGTTCCGGACGGCGTCGACGTCCGCAAGGTCGACCTCTCCATCGAGCTGCAGATCCTCGCCTTCCACGAGCAGCGCAAGGCCGGCGAGGAGGCCATCGCCGATGCGCTGCCCGACGGCCTGCCGGCCGCCGCCGCCTCGACCACGGAGTCCGCCGACAAGGGACCCGACGGGGACGTCCCCGCCGTGATGCCGGCATGA
- a CDS encoding glutaredoxin family protein, with translation MADMSPIFRRNSSGQNPTERLVTLIRKPGCHLCDDAQVVIEKVCGELGVPWEEKDITQDQRLHDEYWEQIPVVLVDGAQHTFWRVDEQRLRRALTE, from the coding sequence ATGGCCGACATGAGTCCCATCTTTCGGCGTAACAGCAGCGGCCAGAACCCCACCGAGCGGCTCGTCACCCTCATCCGGAAGCCCGGGTGTCATCTCTGCGACGACGCGCAGGTCGTCATCGAGAAGGTGTGCGGCGAGCTCGGCGTGCCCTGGGAGGAGAAGGACATCACCCAGGACCAGCGGCTCCACGACGAGTACTGGGAGCAGATCCCCGTCGTCCTCGTCGACGGTGCCCAGCACACCTTCTGGCGTGTCGACGAGCAGCGGCTGCGCAGGGCGCTGACCGAGTAG
- a CDS encoding ECF subfamily RNA polymerase sigma factor, BldN family, protein MYPHVGVDASGLATLRATVHELLRGFVPTAYAAPAFATAAPVGPCYALADGSAAVGRRGRSGAAAATARRPAADSDSARMMDLVERAQAGEADAFGRLYDQYSDTVYRYIYYRVGGRATAEDLTSETFLRALRRIGTFTWQGRDFGAWLVTIARNLVADHFKSSRFRLEVTTGEMLDANEVERSPEDSVLESLSNAALLEAVRRLNPQQQECVTLRFLQGLSVAETARVMGKNEGAIKTLQYRAVRTLARLLPEDAR, encoded by the coding sequence GTGTACCCACACGTCGGGGTTGACGCCTCGGGCCTGGCTACGCTCCGCGCGACGGTCCACGAGCTGTTGCGCGGATTCGTCCCCACCGCGTACGCCGCCCCCGCCTTCGCCACCGCCGCCCCCGTCGGCCCGTGCTACGCACTGGCGGACGGCAGCGCCGCGGTCGGCAGGCGCGGCCGCTCGGGCGCGGCCGCCGCCACCGCACGCCGCCCGGCCGCGGACAGCGACAGCGCCCGCATGATGGACCTCGTGGAGCGCGCCCAGGCCGGCGAGGCCGACGCCTTCGGGCGCCTGTACGACCAGTACAGCGACACCGTCTACCGCTACATCTACTACCGCGTCGGAGGCAGGGCCACCGCCGAGGACCTCACCAGCGAGACCTTTCTGCGCGCCCTGCGCCGCATCGGCACCTTCACCTGGCAGGGTCGCGACTTCGGCGCCTGGCTCGTCACCATCGCGCGCAACCTCGTCGCCGACCACTTCAAGTCCAGCCGCTTCCGGCTGGAGGTGACGACCGGCGAGATGCTCGACGCCAACGAGGTCGAGCGCTCTCCGGAGGACTCCGTGCTGGAGTCGCTCTCCAACGCCGCCCTCCTCGAAGCCGTGCGGCGACTCAACCCCCAGCAGCAGGAGTGCGTCACGCTCCGCTTCCTCCAGGGCCTGTCCGTCGCCGAGACCGCCCGCGTGATGGGCAAGAACGAGGGCGCGATCAAGACCCTTCAGTACCGGGCCGTCCGCACTCTGGCCCGACTCCTCCCCGAAGACGCCCGCTGA
- a CDS encoding HAD family hydrolase, giving the protein MAALGWLTPRRRSATARSVLAGEASAEAARKTSQEVSDQEQQFPVHGDDKAAAFFDLDNTVMQGAALFHFGRGLYKRKFFETRDLAKFAWQQAWFRLAGVEDPEHMQDARDSALSIVKGHRVSELMSIGEEIYDEYMAERIWPGTRALAQAHLDAGQKVWLVTAAPVEIATVIARRLGLTGALGTVAESVDGVYTGRLVGEPLHGPAKAEAVRALAVAEGLDLSRCAAYSDSHNDIPMLSLVGHPYAINPDAKLRKHARACDWRLRDYRTARKAAKVGLPAAAGVGAVAGGTAAAIALHRRRR; this is encoded by the coding sequence ATGGCCGCTCTCGGATGGCTCACTCCCCGTAGGCGCTCCGCCACGGCGCGGAGCGTGTTGGCAGGCGAGGCCTCGGCGGAGGCAGCGCGCAAGACCTCGCAGGAGGTCTCCGACCAGGAACAGCAGTTCCCGGTGCACGGCGACGACAAGGCGGCGGCGTTCTTCGACCTGGACAACACGGTGATGCAGGGCGCCGCGCTGTTCCACTTCGGCCGGGGCCTGTACAAGCGGAAGTTCTTCGAGACCCGCGATCTGGCGAAGTTCGCCTGGCAGCAGGCGTGGTTCCGGCTGGCCGGGGTGGAGGATCCCGAGCACATGCAGGACGCGCGGGACTCCGCGCTGTCGATCGTGAAGGGCCACCGGGTCTCCGAGCTGATGTCGATCGGCGAGGAGATCTACGACGAGTACATGGCCGAGCGGATCTGGCCGGGCACGCGGGCGCTGGCGCAGGCGCACCTGGACGCGGGGCAGAAGGTGTGGCTGGTGACGGCCGCTCCGGTGGAGATCGCCACGGTGATCGCACGCAGGCTGGGCCTCACCGGCGCCCTGGGCACGGTGGCGGAGTCCGTCGACGGCGTCTACACCGGCCGCCTGGTGGGCGAACCCCTCCACGGCCCGGCGAAGGCGGAGGCGGTCCGCGCGTTGGCGGTGGCGGAGGGGCTGGACCTCTCGCGCTGCGCGGCCTACAGCGACTCGCACAACGACATCCCGATGCTGTCGCTGGTGGGCCACCCCTACGCGATCAACCCGGACGCCAAGCTCCGCAAACACGCCCGCGCCTGCGACTGGCGCCTGCGCGACTACCGCACGGCCCGCAAGGCCGCGAAGGTCGGCCTGCCGGCAGCGGCCGGTGTGGGCGCGGTGGCCGGAGGCACGGCAGCCGCGATCGCCCTCCACCGCCGACGCCGCTGA
- a CDS encoding glutamyl-tRNA reductase has product MSLLVVGLSHRSAPVSVLERAALTADAQVKLVHDTVAAEPATEAAVLATCNRIELYADVDKFHAGVAELSTLLAQHSGVGLDELTPYLYVHYEDRAVHHLFSVACGLDSMVVGEGQILGQIKDSLATAQEQHTAGRLLNDLFQQSLRVGKRAHSETGIDRAGQSLVTFGLEQLSAGAPVETWAKGKRALVIGAGSMSSLAAATLARSGVAEVVIANRTLERAERLAQILTEGDDTDVLARAVPMETVPDELTRADVVVSCTGATGLVLTAESVAAALEGRVEGPVAPDAGAGPAVRVTEAAPIRGDLPPTSLGTEEGCPLDLSAVQGTAHFSVLGEAAVAGMPAAELEQHAAWVDKGAEEPRSGRTAVVADPETEAELISALAATVATIGRIPERRRPEPVLEAPRPAPVLSLLDLAMPRDIDAAVHRLLGVRLVDIESLAEASADAPMAADVDQVRRIVSDEVAAFGAAQRAAHITPTVVALRSMAAEVVAGEMARLEGRLPGLDDKHRAEITQTVRRVVDKLLHAPTVRVKQLAAEPGGAGYADALRTLFDLDPETVAAVSRADDTKSTENTENAKNRGRA; this is encoded by the coding sequence ATGAGTCTCCTCGTCGTCGGGCTGAGCCACCGCAGCGCACCGGTCAGCGTCCTCGAACGGGCCGCGCTGACCGCGGACGCCCAGGTCAAGCTGGTCCATGACACGGTCGCCGCCGAGCCGGCCACCGAGGCCGCGGTACTCGCCACCTGCAACCGCATCGAGCTGTACGCGGACGTCGACAAGTTCCACGCCGGTGTCGCCGAGCTGTCCACCCTGCTCGCCCAGCACAGCGGGGTCGGCCTCGACGAGCTGACCCCCTACCTCTACGTCCACTACGAGGACCGGGCCGTCCACCACCTGTTCTCGGTGGCCTGCGGGCTGGACTCCATGGTCGTCGGCGAGGGGCAGATCCTCGGGCAGATCAAGGACTCCCTGGCCACCGCGCAGGAGCAGCACACCGCCGGACGCCTGCTGAACGACCTGTTCCAGCAGTCCCTCAGGGTCGGCAAGCGCGCCCACTCCGAGACGGGCATCGACCGTGCCGGGCAGTCCCTGGTCACCTTCGGCCTGGAGCAGTTGTCGGCCGGTGCGCCGGTGGAGACATGGGCCAAGGGCAAGCGTGCCCTGGTGATCGGGGCCGGCTCCATGTCGTCGCTGGCCGCCGCGACGCTCGCGCGCTCCGGCGTCGCCGAGGTCGTGATCGCCAACCGCACGCTGGAGCGCGCCGAGCGCCTGGCGCAGATCCTCACCGAAGGGGACGACACGGACGTCCTGGCGCGTGCGGTGCCGATGGAAACGGTTCCGGACGAGCTGACACGTGCTGACGTCGTGGTGTCCTGTACGGGCGCGACCGGTCTCGTGCTGACCGCCGAGTCGGTCGCCGCGGCCCTCGAGGGCAGGGTGGAGGGACCGGTCGCCCCGGACGCCGGAGCCGGGCCTGCCGTGCGCGTCACCGAAGCGGCGCCGATACGCGGAGATCTGCCGCCCACCAGTCTCGGCACCGAGGAGGGTTGCCCGCTCGACCTCTCGGCCGTGCAGGGCACCGCTCACTTCTCGGTGCTCGGCGAGGCCGCCGTCGCCGGGATGCCGGCCGCGGAGCTGGAGCAGCACGCCGCCTGGGTCGACAAGGGCGCCGAGGAGCCGCGCAGTGGTCGTACGGCCGTCGTGGCGGACCCGGAGACCGAGGCCGAGCTGATCAGTGCGCTCGCCGCGACCGTCGCCACGATCGGCCGGATCCCGGAGCGCCGCCGTCCGGAGCCCGTCCTCGAGGCTCCCCGCCCCGCGCCCGTGCTGTCGCTGCTGGACCTCGCGATGCCACGCGACATCGACGCGGCCGTGCACCGGCTGCTCGGGGTGCGACTCGTCGACATCGAGTCGCTCGCCGAGGCCTCCGCCGACGCGCCGATGGCCGCCGACGTCGACCAGGTCCGGCGTATCGTCTCCGACGAGGTCGCCGCGTTCGGCGCCGCCCAGCGCGCAGCGCACATCACGCCCACCGTGGTGGCGCTGCGCTCGATGGCAGCGGAGGTGGTGGCCGGCGAGATGGCCCGCCTGGAGGGGCGGCTGCCCGGCCTCGACGACAAGCACCGCGCCGAGATCACGCAGACCGTGCGGCGCGTCGTCGACAAGCTGCTGCACGCGCCGACCGTACGGGTCAAGCAACTCGCGGCCGAGCCCGGCGGCGCCGGCTACGCGGACGCGCTGCGCACCCTGTTCGACCTGGACCCCGAGACGGTCGCCGCCGTCTCCCGGGCCGACGACACCAAGAGCACCGAGAACACCGAGAACGCCAAGAACCGAGGGCGAGCATGA